One genomic region from Polynucleobacter sp. MWH-P3-07-1 encodes:
- a CDS encoding alpha-1,2-fucosyltransferase gives MGNQLFQYAAACSLASKNNDILKIDVLGYQPGRNQKQIYRNLDITDFSISAAIATSEEVNKTKNRWGFFSKVLRLFRQKILKLYYVDWHPEILDQAGNIYLDGYFQSEKYFLGRVDQILSEFTLKPDLCNEIEPIVQLIKCKPISVSLHIRRGDYVENPKTMQYHLVCDIGYYERAIAYMQQKYSNLHLFIFSDDPDWVRKNLSVTHATFISSDKGAENSLKPSQELVLMSKCDHHILSNSSFSWWGAYLNQSTCKTVLVPDIWNNGYISQPNIVPESWLRFPVLKDA, from the coding sequence TTGGGAAATCAGCTTTTTCAGTATGCTGCGGCTTGCTCACTTGCGAGCAAAAATAATGATATTTTAAAGATTGATGTTTTAGGTTACCAGCCTGGTAGAAATCAAAAACAAATCTATAGAAATTTAGATATTACTGATTTCTCAATTTCAGCTGCGATTGCAACTTCTGAAGAAGTTAATAAAACTAAAAATCGCTGGGGATTTTTTTCAAAAGTACTTCGCTTATTTAGACAAAAAATACTAAAGCTATATTATGTTGACTGGCACCCGGAAATACTGGATCAAGCGGGAAATATTTATCTAGACGGCTATTTTCAGAGTGAGAAGTATTTTCTAGGGCGAGTTGATCAGATCCTTAGCGAATTTACTTTAAAGCCTGATTTATGTAATGAAATCGAGCCAATTGTGCAGCTTATTAAATGTAAGCCTATTTCGGTAAGTCTGCATATCCGAAGGGGAGACTATGTTGAAAATCCTAAAACGATGCAATATCACCTAGTATGTGACATTGGGTACTATGAGCGCGCAATTGCTTATATGCAGCAAAAGTATTCAAATTTGCACCTATTTATTTTTTCGGACGATCCAGACTGGGTTAGGAAAAACCTTTCTGTCACTCACGCTACATTTATATCCTCTGATAAGGGGGCGGAAAATTCTTTAAAACCATCTCAAGAGTTAGTTTTAATGTCTAAATGTGATCACCATATCCTCTCCAATAGTTCCTTTAGCTGGTGGGGTGCTTACTTAAACCAATCTACCTGCAAAACAGTTCTAGTGCCAGACATTTGGAATAATGGGTACATTTCGCAGCCCAATATAGTTCCCGAGAGTTGGTTGCGATTTCCCGTTTTGAAAGACGCATAG